In a single window of the Ficedula albicollis isolate OC2 chromosome 13, FicAlb1.5, whole genome shotgun sequence genome:
- the EIF4E1B gene encoding eukaryotic translation initiation factor 4E type 1B, which translates to MATGEQRQQERRRQRARQQELLQPEILGKHPLQNRWALWFFKNDKSKMWQANLRLITKFSTVEDFWALYSHIQLASKLAAGCDYSLFKDGIEPMWEDSQNKRGGRWLITLAKQQRHTELDRFWLDTMLCLIGEMFDEYSDEVCGAVINIRTKGDKIAIWTREAENQEGVTHIGRVYKEHLGLSQKVAIGYQAHADTATKSGSLAKTKFVV; encoded by the exons ATGGCTACAGGGGAGCAG aggCAACAGGAGCGACGCCGGCAGAGGGCTCGGCAgcaagagctgctccagccagagaTCCTGGGCAAGCACCCCCTGCAGAACAG gtgGGCACTGTGGTTTTTCAAGAATGACAAGAGCAAGATGTGGCAGGCAAACCTGCGCCTCATCACCAAATTTAGCACTGTGGAGGACTTCTGGGC GCTCTACAGTCACATCCAGCTCGCCAGCAAGCTCGCAGCTGGCTGTGACTACTCTCTCTTCAAG GATGGCATTGAGCCCATGTGGGAGGACAGCCAGAACAAGCGTGGTGGGCGCTGGCTCATCACCCTGGCCAAGCAGCAGCGGCACACTGAGCTGGACCGTTTCTGGCTGGACACA ATGCTGTGCCTCATTGGGGAGATGTTTGATGAGTACAGCGATGAGGTGTGCGGGGCTGTCATCAACATCCGCACCAAGGGGGACAAGATTGCCATCTGGACCCGGGAGGCAGAGAACCAGGAAGGCGTCACCCACATTGG gcgTGTCTACAAGGAGCACCTGGGCCTGTCACAGAAGGTGGCCATTGGCTACCAGGCTCACGCGGATACAGCCACCAAGAGCGGCTCCCTTGCCAAGACCAAGTTTGTGGTGTGA
- the SNCB gene encoding beta-synuclein: protein MGDEDKGVELCKLGTVCGDHDVEWPGQDGSKTQGVVQGVTSVAEKAKEQASQLGEAAFSGAGNIAAATGLVKKEEFPADLKAEEVAQEAAEEPLVEPLLEPEGENYEEPPQEEYQEYEPEA from the exons atGGGGGATGAGGACAAGGGAGTAGAATTGTGTAAGCTGGGCACCGTGTGTGGGGACCATGATGTGGAATGGCCAGGGCAGGATG GGAGTAAAACCCAAGGTGTCGTGCAAGGCGTAACCTCAG TGGCTGAGAAAGCGAAGGAGCAGGCGTCCCAGCTGGGCGAAGCAGCGTTCTCTGGCGCTGGCAACATTGCAGCAGCCACCGGGCTGGTGAAGAAGGAGGAGTTCCCTGCAGACCTGAAG GCAGAGGAGGTGGCCCAGGAGGCTGCGGAGGAGCCACTGGTCGAGCCgctgctggagccagagggGGAGAACTACGAGGAACCCCCACAG gaGGAATACCAGGAATACGAGCCAGAGGCATAA
- the GPRIN1 gene encoding G protein-regulated inducer of neurite outgrowth 1, translated as MGSAKEPEGLQVLSRQAGAEDGCEPSASSPGCPATGECLPGSGCAAGARAMRTCCVPEAESHGTKASSVVEKKVPSPAGPAPGTLLQDTSAEQSVAVATGSCGGPSGAAPACGPTGMGVPNTQKEDAAPTSPVPDPCLQATSKDVGSTPALAKHVAFVEPTANTGTAELPSQEQPQDSKGTSLGAAPQTKSSEAPKHPQGGTADPPSTSTAGTGGRSEAGPSSTALDQGKAERSSSRDLSAGSNQQPPTAKQLCESYSFEVTPPQDAGTQDMGTQVDNRVSLVSVALSPMSPPCGAAAFTFPKRETASAVPRLEPSKKDAEMQVSMPVETRSVATGPMTPVAKSPQTSYPEVQVKGTVPEVVEEEPPEPIREVSWDEKGMTWEVYGASMEVEVLGMAIQKHLEKQIEEHGRQVVVTPQTTRTGSVKGGPRKGEAKRQPSVFRALLQNVRRPRCCSRAGPAME; from the coding sequence ATGGGCAGTGCTAAGGAGCCCgaggggctgcaggtgctgagccgccaggctggggctgaggacGGCTGCgagcccagtgccagctcccctGGCTGCCCAGCCACAGGCGAGTGCCTGCCCGGCTCCGGCTGTGCTGCGGGAGCCCGTGCCATGAGGACCTGCTGTGTGCCTGAGGCAGAGTCTCACGGCACCAAGGCCAGCTCAGTGGTAGAGAAGAAGGTGCCATcaccagcaggaccagctccTGGCACACTTCTTCAGGACACCAGCGCAGAGCAGAGTGTGGCAGTAGCAACAGGGAGCTGCGGAGGACCAAGtggtgctgcccctgcctgtGGTCCCACAGGGATGGGGGTCCCCAACACCCAGAAGGAGGATGCAGCCCCTACTTCccctgtgcctgatccctgtCTTCAGGCAACCAGCAAGGACGTGGGGAGCACACCAGCTCTTGCCAAACACGTGGCATTTGTGGAGCCCACTGCAAACACTGGGACAGCTGAGCTTCcgagccaggagcagccccaggacagcAAAGGGAcatccctgggtgctgctccccagacaAAGAGCAGTGAGGCTCCCAAGCACCCCCAGGGAGGCACAGCAGatccccccagcaccagcactgcagggactgGGGGTCGAAGTGAGGCAGGACCAAGCTCCACTGCTCTGGACCAGGGCAAAGCTGAGAGGAGCTCATCCCGGGATCTGAGTGCTGGGAGCAACCAGCAGCCCCCAACAGCCAAGCAGCTCTGTGAATCCTACTCCTTTGAAGTGACCCCACCCCAGGACGCTGGGACACAAGACATGGGGACGCAAGTGGACAACCGTGTGTCCCTGGTGTCGGTGGCCTTAAGCCCCATGAGCCCCCCGTGTGGGGCTGCTGCCTTCACCTTCCCCAAGAGAGAGACAGCCTCTGCAGTCCCACGCCTCGAGCCCTCCAAGAAGGACGCAGAGATGCAGGTGTCCATGCCTGTGGAAACCCGCTCAGTGGCCACTGGGCCGATGACACCAGTAGCCAAGTCCCCGCAGACCTCGTATCCTGAGGTGCAGGTGAAGGGGACGGTGCCGGAGGTGGTGGAGGAGGAGCCTCCGGAGCCCATCCGGGAGGTGAGCTGGGATGAGAAGGGGATGACGTGGGAGGTGTATGGGGCCTCCATGGAGGTGGAGGTCCTGGGCATGGCCATCCAGAAGCACCTGGAGAAGCAGATTGAGGAACACGGGCGGCAGGTGGTGGTGACCCCGCAGACCACCCGCACGGGCTCTGTCAAGGGAGGGCCCCGCAAAGGCGAGGCCAAGAGGCAGCCCAGTGTCTTtcgggctctgctgcagaacGTCCGGCGGCCCCGGTGCTGCTCCCGCGCCGGCCCTGCCATGGAGTGA